A genomic segment from Desulfurella amilsii encodes:
- a CDS encoding dynamin family protein produces MVNLEQAIQSSIQALKALPLDFSHLSAIEDKIQSKQFNFVVIGQFKRGKSTLINALIGKDILPISVLPLTSIVTIINYGEQKAVVCFKGGSCKNIELNEISFFVTEKYNPNNKLNVEYVEIFYPADFLKNSVRIIDTPGIGSVYEHNSDVSYQFLPKADASLFVLSPDPPITQAEIEFLKDAQKYIDKFFFLLNKIDNFKPNELKEIIEFNRSVIENLVSKKVDIIPISAKLAQEARFESNKDKQEQSNIEKLYHRLDNFIKEEQASVFWYSIINNLIRYIDTQMNFFKLNLASLSMSQAKLQEKIKLFEDSLEKLELDEYIYWLENKTKQVINVLDKDILTLKEQLPQLISKITDYFNTLNTSSTSMLNEQLKSYLQGQIEEIFSVFLQIENQKIGQLVEDIYNQLLEKINALIDNITKTAEEVFEVELSKLTQVEQLIEKSEFYFLIKEQPGVLDIMVDFFKSKLPLFLGKKVIYKSISERSVELFDRHCGRLRYDFVKRIKETAQKFSSQVEEKLNQNIDAIKDILNAALQKQNDEQRQNEINKIDNCIKSLSSIRTNLENLKNQLKQDGKF; encoded by the coding sequence ATGGTTAACCTCGAGCAGGCGATTCAAAGTTCAATTCAAGCATTAAAAGCTCTACCACTTGATTTTTCCCATTTGAGTGCCATAGAAGATAAAATCCAATCCAAGCAGTTTAACTTTGTTGTCATAGGACAATTCAAACGAGGTAAATCAACACTTATAAATGCTTTGATTGGCAAAGACATACTGCCTATATCTGTATTGCCTCTTACTTCTATTGTTACAATAATAAACTACGGCGAGCAAAAAGCAGTTGTATGTTTTAAAGGTGGTTCATGCAAAAATATAGAGCTTAATGAGATTAGCTTTTTTGTAACAGAAAAGTACAACCCAAACAATAAATTAAATGTGGAATATGTTGAGATATTTTACCCAGCTGATTTTTTAAAAAATTCTGTAAGAATTATAGACACACCGGGCATTGGTTCAGTATATGAACACAACAGCGATGTTTCTTATCAATTCTTACCAAAAGCAGATGCAAGTTTGTTTGTATTAAGTCCAGACCCACCAATCACACAAGCAGAAATAGAATTTTTGAAAGATGCTCAAAAGTATATAGACAAATTTTTCTTTTTGTTAAATAAAATCGATAATTTTAAGCCAAATGAGCTAAAAGAAATCATTGAATTCAACCGTTCAGTAATAGAGAACTTAGTTTCAAAAAAGGTTGATATTATACCTATATCTGCCAAACTTGCTCAAGAAGCTAGATTTGAGTCTAACAAAGACAAGCAAGAGCAATCAAATATAGAAAAGCTTTATCATAGGCTGGACAACTTTATCAAAGAAGAGCAAGCAAGCGTATTTTGGTATTCAATTATAAATAACCTCATACGATACATTGATACGCAAATGAACTTTTTTAAGCTTAACTTAGCAAGTCTATCAATGAGTCAAGCAAAACTACAAGAAAAAATTAAGCTATTCGAAGACTCTCTTGAAAAACTTGAATTAGATGAGTATATATACTGGCTTGAAAACAAGACAAAACAGGTAATTAATGTTTTAGATAAAGATATTTTAACTCTAAAAGAACAGCTGCCTCAATTAATATCAAAAATCACCGATTATTTCAATACACTTAACACATCGAGCACTTCAATGCTTAACGAACAATTAAAATCCTACCTTCAAGGGCAAATAGAAGAGATCTTTTCGGTATTTTTGCAGATTGAAAATCAAAAGATTGGACAATTAGTTGAAGATATTTACAACCAGCTTCTTGAAAAAATCAATGCCCTTATTGACAATATCACAAAAACTGCTGAAGAAGTATTTGAGGTTGAGCTTTCAAAGCTCACGCAAGTAGAGCAATTGATTGAAAAAAGCGAATTTTATTTTCTTATAAAAGAGCAACCTGGCGTGCTTGACATAATGGTCGACTTTTTCAAGAGTAAATTACCATTATTTTTAGGCAAAAAAGTAATTTACAAATCCATTAGTGAGCGCAGTGTAGAATTGTTTGACAGACATTGCGGAAGGTTAAGGTATGATTTTGTAAAGCGCATTAAAGAAACCGCCCAAAAATTTAGCTCTCAAGTTGAAGAAAAGCTAAACCAAAACATTGATGCTATAAAAGATATACTAAACGCAGCTCTTCAGAAACAAAATGACGAGCAAAGGCAAAATGAGATTAACAAAATTGATAATTGTATCAAGTCATTGTCGTCAATTAGAACTAATCTTGAAAATTTAAAAAATCAGCTAAAGCAAGATGGAAAATTTTAG
- a CDS encoding PadR family transcriptional regulator, protein MIREFFLGFIKIHILHHATKRPVYGLWLIEELSRHGYQLSPGTLYPILHSLEKEKYLKCRQKTIEGKKRKYYKITPKGKKALIEAKEKIKELINEVII, encoded by the coding sequence ATGATACGTGAATTTTTCCTTGGTTTTATAAAAATACATATTCTTCATCATGCTACTAAACGGCCAGTTTATGGCCTTTGGTTAATAGAAGAATTAAGCAGGCATGGATATCAGCTTAGTCCTGGTACACTCTACCCGATCCTCCATTCATTAGAAAAAGAAAAATATCTTAAATGCCGTCAAAAAACTATTGAAGGGAAAAAACGGAAATACTACAAAATAACCCCGAAAGGCAAGAAAGCGCTTATTGAAGCAAAAGAAAAAATTAAAG